One stretch of Streptomyces sp. R21 DNA includes these proteins:
- a CDS encoding class I SAM-dependent methyltransferase, with protein MFTPQGPTLRELAVQALSSVEHGYDLLAPKFDDTPFRTPDSILDAVGRALGRMGPFDSGLDLCCGTGAGMDVLGRLCRKSVTGIDISAGMLAVGRERARADGAPPRLAWVRGDARALPFGPAFDLVVSFGAFGHFLPRERPNLFAQVHSVLRPGGRFAFPLPAPAPAGSPWYWALLGFDAAMRLRNALWRPPFVMYYRAFRLADVQRELAGAGFDVQLQSLPEFGHRSDGSPRCRMVVATRTDGEGPH; from the coding sequence ATGTTCACCCCGCAAGGTCCCACACTCCGCGAACTGGCGGTCCAGGCACTCTCGTCCGTCGAGCACGGCTACGACCTGCTGGCTCCCAAGTTCGACGACACCCCGTTCCGTACACCGGACTCGATCCTCGATGCGGTGGGGCGCGCCCTCGGCCGGATGGGCCCGTTCGACAGCGGGCTCGACCTGTGCTGCGGTACCGGCGCGGGCATGGACGTGCTCGGGCGGCTGTGCCGGAAGAGTGTCACCGGGATCGACATCAGCGCGGGCATGCTGGCCGTCGGGCGGGAGCGGGCCCGCGCCGACGGGGCGCCGCCGCGCCTGGCCTGGGTGCGCGGTGACGCCCGCGCCCTGCCGTTCGGACCCGCCTTCGACCTCGTCGTGAGCTTCGGTGCGTTCGGGCACTTCCTGCCGCGCGAGCGGCCGAACCTGTTCGCCCAGGTCCACTCCGTGCTGCGGCCGGGCGGTCGTTTCGCGTTCCCCCTGCCCGCCCCGGCCCCGGCCGGCTCGCCCTGGTACTGGGCCCTGCTGGGCTTCGACGCGGCCATGCGGCTGCGCAACGCGCTCTGGCGTCCGCCGTTCGTCATGTACTACCGCGCCTTCCGGCTCGCCGACGTCCAGCGTGAACTGGCCGGCGCCGGCTTCGACGTACAGCTCCAGTCACTGCCCGAGTTCGGGCACCGCTCCGACGGCAGCCCGCGCTGCCGGATGGTCGTGGCCACCCGCACGGACGGCGAAGGCCCGCACTGA
- a CDS encoding ThiF family adenylyltransferase: protein MRLSTPETGGLFQSRAYLGEQRYEDVLREYGFGAGEVFEHSRLVVEHHARKLGLGVYLNAMAIGAAQYLGAKAMIGTSGTADGQDRFHHRFGFRPVDGTRRYVERYTEDVIVLLYRAAASSGQYTELVDHLQTVFPSVVADPERVRLEVRPRARQSVPPALTQARRTTPDTTAWRPRLLHPVRATERAALVDLMESGRVREVCDTIETQLTELVTSREPGRRFGPGALRTAKEEQLAGVDVWEYGTWAWYPWSARLVHVLPREEFRLVRTDRNRGRIDRPEQRGLFERRVGIVGLSVGNSAALTFAMEGIGGAFKLADFDELSLSNLNRLRAGVHELGLNKAVIAARQMLEIDPYLDIEIYESGLTGDTMRDFFSGGSGPIDLLVEECDTPYVKVAAREWARDLGIPVVMDANDRGLLDVERFDLEPARPLLHGLLGTTTSQDLTDLTFAQKADLILTMVDRERISPELTASIEQIGVTLSSWPQLASGVALDGALTAHAARRILLGLPCPSGRFYTDLDTLVAADRSTVA from the coding sequence GTGCGCCTGTCGACTCCGGAGACCGGCGGGCTGTTCCAGTCACGGGCCTACCTCGGCGAGCAGCGGTACGAGGACGTCCTGCGGGAGTACGGCTTCGGCGCCGGGGAGGTGTTCGAGCACAGCCGCCTGGTCGTGGAACACCATGCCCGCAAGCTGGGGTTGGGTGTCTACCTGAACGCGATGGCGATCGGTGCCGCGCAGTACCTGGGCGCGAAGGCGATGATCGGCACGTCCGGTACGGCGGACGGGCAGGATCGTTTCCACCACCGCTTCGGATTCCGGCCGGTCGACGGGACGCGCCGATACGTCGAGCGGTACACGGAGGACGTGATCGTGCTGCTGTACCGGGCGGCGGCGAGTTCCGGTCAGTACACCGAGCTTGTCGACCACCTGCAGACCGTCTTCCCCTCCGTCGTCGCCGACCCGGAGCGGGTACGGCTCGAAGTCCGCCCGCGGGCACGGCAGTCAGTGCCTCCCGCTCTGACGCAGGCTCGTCGGACGACGCCGGACACCACCGCCTGGCGGCCACGCCTCCTCCATCCCGTACGCGCAACGGAGCGCGCCGCTCTCGTCGACCTGATGGAGTCGGGGCGGGTCCGCGAGGTGTGCGACACGATCGAGACGCAGCTGACGGAGCTGGTCACCAGCCGCGAACCGGGCCGACGCTTCGGCCCTGGAGCGTTGCGGACAGCCAAGGAGGAGCAGCTCGCGGGCGTCGACGTGTGGGAGTACGGCACCTGGGCCTGGTACCCGTGGTCGGCGAGGCTGGTGCACGTGCTGCCGCGCGAGGAGTTCCGGCTCGTCCGCACCGACCGCAACCGGGGCCGTATCGACCGGCCCGAACAGCGCGGGCTGTTCGAGCGCCGGGTGGGGATCGTGGGTCTGTCGGTGGGCAACAGCGCCGCGCTGACGTTCGCGATGGAGGGCATCGGCGGCGCCTTCAAACTCGCCGACTTCGACGAGCTGAGCCTGTCCAACCTGAACCGGCTGCGTGCCGGAGTGCACGAACTGGGCCTGAACAAGGCGGTGATCGCCGCCCGGCAGATGCTGGAGATCGACCCCTACCTCGACATCGAGATCTACGAGTCCGGCCTGACCGGCGACACGATGCGGGACTTCTTCAGCGGCGGGAGCGGCCCGATCGACCTCCTGGTCGAGGAGTGCGACACCCCGTATGTGAAGGTCGCCGCCCGTGAGTGGGCCCGCGACCTGGGCATCCCGGTGGTCATGGACGCCAATGACCGCGGTCTGCTCGACGTCGAGCGCTTCGACCTGGAACCGGCACGGCCCCTGCTCCACGGACTGCTCGGCACCACCACCTCCCAGGACCTCACGGACCTCACCTTCGCGCAGAAAGCCGACCTCATCCTCACCATGGTCGACCGCGAGCGGATCAGCCCCGAACTGACCGCCTCCATCGAGCAGATCGGCGTCACCCTCAGCAGCTGGCCCCAGCTCGCCTCCGGTGTCGCGCTGGACGGCGCGCTCACCGCACACGCCGCGCGCCGCATTCTGCTCGGCCTTCCCTGCCCGTCCGGGCGCTTCTACACCGACCTCGACACGCTCGTGGCCGCCGATCGGAGCACCGTCGCATGA
- a CDS encoding 3-oxoacyl-[acyl-carrier-protein] synthase III C-terminal domain-containing protein produces the protein MERAPITLDRIGNTGSAGTLTALHHSRTNGHLRPGDTYVLSAIGAGFQWGTLCLRHG, from the coding sequence ATGGAACGGGCCCCCATCACCCTCGACCGCATCGGCAACACCGGCTCCGCGGGCACCCTCACCGCACTGCACCACAGCCGGACCAACGGACACCTGCGCCCCGGCGACACCTATGTCCTGTCCGCCATCGGCGCCGGTTTCCAGTGGGGCACGCTCTGCCTGCGGCACGGCTGA
- a CDS encoding GntR family transcriptional regulator yields the protein MARTTRPSDHEPRYWRIASQLLDELRDGTVAPGERLPGERQLAARFGVSRETVRQALQILRASGLVSTDGRGSHATLPGATAEHVPSLDFPVGAHTTEPCTVHHTTVTWEAPPPEHARALGLAPRRPTLVHRYESAAADGRGRRTAVTSFSAVAVSEVEELARYRDRADGSASAQLRRAYDWMRKAGLTLHHRDSIQQLPPSVRVTRRVHDQYDRPLEITDLLVDAQQDALVYEFTLPAAG from the coding sequence ATGGCCCGCACCACCCGACCGTCCGACCACGAACCCCGCTACTGGAGGATCGCCAGCCAACTGCTCGACGAACTGCGGGACGGCACCGTCGCCCCAGGTGAACGACTGCCGGGCGAACGGCAGTTGGCCGCCCGCTTCGGAGTGAGCCGCGAGACCGTGCGCCAGGCCCTGCAGATCCTGCGGGCCAGCGGCCTGGTCTCCACCGACGGGCGCGGCAGCCACGCGACGCTGCCCGGCGCCACCGCCGAGCACGTACCCTCGCTGGACTTCCCCGTCGGCGCGCACACCACCGAACCATGCACCGTCCACCACACCACCGTGACCTGGGAGGCTCCCCCTCCCGAGCACGCCCGGGCGCTGGGGCTGGCGCCACGGCGTCCGACACTGGTCCATCGCTACGAGTCCGCCGCAGCCGACGGGAGGGGCCGCAGGACGGCGGTGACGTCCTTCTCCGCCGTCGCGGTGAGCGAGGTCGAGGAGCTGGCCCGCTACCGCGACCGTGCGGACGGGTCGGCCTCGGCGCAGCTGCGGCGGGCCTACGACTGGATGCGCAAGGCCGGGCTGACCCTGCACCACCGCGACTCCATCCAGCAACTGCCGCCGTCCGTACGGGTCACCCGGCGCGTGCACGACCAGTACGACCGCCCCCTGGAGATCACCGACCTGCTCGTGGACGCCCAACAGGACGCCCTGGTCTACGAGTTCACTCTGCCGGCGGCCGGGTGA
- a CDS encoding serine hydrolase domain-containing protein, translating to MSQHAPHLEGHCDPRFTTVREAFAENFRARGELGAAVTVTLDGETVVDLWGGWADAARTRPWERETLVNVWSTSKGPTALCAHILADRGLLDFDAPVATYWPEFAAGGKESVLVRHLLSHRAGLAGLREPHTPAQLYDWELTVNRLAEQEPWWEPGSRSGYHALTYGFLVGEVVRRVSGLLPGAFLEREVTGPLGIDFTIGLPEKEAERAAELVHPPAAETSEQAAVFAQLAPVALAALANPLVGAAEANTPEWRAAEIPAANGHATARAVAALYGVFAGRGTYGGRQVLSPEAAERVREGQGGCRDLVLGAGFAHETEVGLGLWLSGSNGSYGPNPRAFGHDGFGGSCGLADPEAGVSLGYVMNRMGPHIADDPRKMTLIDALYSAL from the coding sequence ATGTCCCAGCACGCGCCACACCTTGAAGGCCATTGCGACCCGCGCTTCACGACGGTGCGCGAGGCGTTCGCCGAGAACTTCCGCGCCCGCGGGGAGCTGGGCGCGGCCGTGACCGTCACGCTCGACGGCGAGACCGTGGTGGACCTCTGGGGCGGCTGGGCGGACGCGGCGCGGACCCGGCCGTGGGAGCGCGAGACGCTGGTCAACGTGTGGTCGACGTCGAAGGGGCCGACGGCATTGTGCGCGCACATCCTGGCCGACCGCGGGCTGCTCGACTTCGACGCGCCGGTGGCCACGTACTGGCCGGAGTTCGCGGCGGGCGGCAAGGAATCCGTCCTCGTACGGCATCTGCTGTCGCACCGTGCGGGCCTGGCCGGGCTGCGGGAGCCGCACACTCCGGCGCAGCTCTACGACTGGGAGCTCACAGTCAATCGCCTTGCGGAGCAGGAGCCTTGGTGGGAGCCGGGGTCTCGGTCGGGTTATCACGCGCTGACGTACGGCTTCCTGGTCGGTGAGGTGGTGCGGCGCGTGTCGGGGCTGCTGCCGGGCGCGTTCCTCGAGCGGGAGGTGACCGGACCGCTCGGGATCGACTTCACCATCGGGCTGCCCGAGAAGGAGGCCGAGCGGGCGGCCGAGCTGGTGCATCCGCCGGCCGCGGAGACCAGTGAACAGGCCGCGGTCTTCGCCCAGTTGGCGCCCGTGGCGCTGGCCGCCCTCGCCAATCCGCTGGTCGGCGCCGCCGAGGCGAACACTCCCGAGTGGCGGGCGGCGGAGATCCCGGCCGCGAACGGCCACGCGACAGCGCGTGCGGTCGCCGCGCTGTACGGCGTCTTCGCCGGGCGGGGCACGTACGGCGGGCGGCAGGTGCTCTCGCCCGAGGCCGCGGAGCGGGTGCGCGAGGGACAGGGCGGCTGCCGTGACCTGGTGCTGGGAGCCGGGTTCGCGCACGAGACGGAGGTCGGGCTGGGGTTGTGGCTCAGTGGGTCGAACGGTTCGTACGGACCCAACCCGAGGGCTTTCGGACATGACGGTTTCGGTGGCTCGTGTGGTCTGGCCGACCCCGAAGCGGGCGTGTCGCTGGGGTACGTCATGAACCGGATGGGACCGCACATCGCCGACGACCCAAGGAAGATGACGCTGATCGACGCCTTGTACAGCGCTCTCTGA
- a CDS encoding phosphatidylinositol-specific phospholipase C domain-containing protein: protein MLALATGPEATAADLTYSSSTWVGVHNAYDKAKYPYFADALDSGAGMLELDVWTNAFGSSWRVSHSNPLGNDNNCENAASAAELRTKSRNRDLGGCLADIKAWHDAHPGHRPIQLKIEMKDGFQANKGRGPAQLDALLSSKLGDALLRPADLVGSHADLDSAVRADGWPARSAMAGKFVVELIPGTVEEGNPLDTLWTDREYAMHLRDLAAAGRLREAAAFPAVHNAATGDPRTRYTDTTIRPWFVVFDGDAATYANGTIDTAWYDNRHYLVVMTDAHNVPPAIDGTNPTQAQALERVSLLAEQHASVVSADWYPLPTVLATVAPRGTAG from the coding sequence GTGCTCGCGCTGGCCACGGGACCCGAGGCGACGGCCGCGGACCTGACGTACTCGTCCAGCACCTGGGTGGGCGTCCACAACGCCTACGACAAGGCGAAGTACCCGTACTTCGCCGACGCGCTGGACTCGGGCGCCGGGATGCTCGAACTCGACGTGTGGACCAACGCGTTCGGCTCCTCCTGGCGGGTCTCGCACAGCAATCCGCTCGGCAACGACAACAACTGCGAGAACGCCGCGAGCGCCGCGGAGCTGCGCACCAAGTCACGCAACCGCGACCTCGGCGGCTGCCTCGCCGACATCAAGGCCTGGCACGACGCGCACCCGGGCCACCGCCCGATCCAGCTGAAGATCGAGATGAAGGACGGCTTCCAGGCCAACAAGGGCCGCGGCCCCGCCCAGTTGGACGCTCTGCTGAGCAGCAAGCTCGGCGACGCCCTGCTGCGCCCCGCCGATCTCGTCGGCTCCCATGCCGACCTCGACTCGGCCGTCCGCGCCGACGGCTGGCCCGCGCGCTCCGCCATGGCGGGCAAGTTCGTCGTCGAGCTGATCCCCGGCACCGTCGAGGAGGGCAACCCCCTCGACACCCTCTGGACGGACCGCGAGTACGCCATGCATCTGCGCGACCTCGCCGCCGCCGGGCGCCTGCGCGAGGCGGCCGCTTTCCCCGCCGTGCACAACGCGGCCACCGGAGACCCGCGCACCCGTTACACGGACACGACGATCCGTCCCTGGTTCGTGGTCTTCGACGGCGACGCCGCGACCTACGCGAACGGCACCATCGACACCGCCTGGTACGACAACCGCCACTACCTGGTGGTCATGACCGACGCCCACAACGTCCCGCCGGCCATCGACGGCACCAACCCCACCCAGGCACAGGCCCTGGAACGCGTCAGTCTCCTGGCCGAGCAGCACGCCAGCGTGGTCTCCGCGGACTGGTACCCCTTGCCGACCGTCCTCGCCACGGTTGCGCCCCGGGGGACGGCGGGCTGA
- a CDS encoding dsDNA nuclease domain-containing protein, translating into MSDVIDWSAPDDSGSSTQRRYEYQADVAAQVCLEMLQGLPALEVLQGLPVAHITCEHFEDFVVARRRSGGELSWHFHQVKTRDETTPWKLSDVIAKKALKSLWRSHQDLRDKDLDYELLACLEGQLDLREAEMSALASGNGGRHPECLKRVAQHLGTTDSAAAAEFLARVRVTELPRRTDLAMKNLTVLWELGPAQTMTQASDLREQLRGLITKAMQGTLGPGWVDQLIFRTDLSSDLRRKRIDVSALAHIQHALTSAAPLIPWSVWCQQAPLQTTPLAAATVACFTEPAIRRPVDDWLADEVDVWLRNDERRSHALVLEGARGRGSTWALLRSAERLHRIEGETPLFVLDTFPSLRTDKLREAMAVQRRPSILVIDGADAADAQAVLGHLILNGPGAPCLYLISTRDADSWRRSRLSGQVRIKTLEQLTSGEIADMASALRPGSPELTHGERMEVAQYRRSNSMHADRIARLLSHDSKERFEEYEKGLYSLYGDIRNSEQFNAGRSSGILFLLYCGSFRLTVPASLLYRAFSLTPTELDAHLQRFPTFNGDLYVWMEQPSSLVRVIQTIRDSMGSQALDDLRYEAYRSALKSVNMKSAAHVDFSRRLFAKMSPRDQRRLVREESDLLLSLVKATARSKDLPAMLVYSWYPLLLATHSPAQGEEDGSLSPLLHWDSFGDIGATPEPRSPADVLMMTLYLGNAGASSEVARLLSQASTWDIDPWVKFIELVEKCPGKQSVTEKLLPLLRSNALDFYSLLRTSNTAQLLPPVILKFGGPDEQLWLWQNIVRLVDPSGGQSDGIRHKCSRHLRELTSRCSMHKRHDLSLRILSFCVSSDHIDDDLYRVFQREFFDLQRYYADQDLGQRAVSALYSLTDRFGPSRAQFAWSSLLRIAVRWCPEEAGRLSREALDEVDKHLRGNVPPAHYQQLRYSALETAIHTGALKARDVANFLALFSLTSREDQYQGVARLAAAGAVAADADLRAASQQFLADWANGTPRDAGTVFQGYPSFLADWSGGISPKMSSSGMLSLPTLKCLVNGQRLTLGSSKQHQTRALRIRRNYAQMTQGELFAPIMSELLRSYLPEEARVLLSQRSRRDAQFWCTQAQIEALEGDFRSARRSVQKMLSAYEVQGAGAHPGAVRDLALKMAASETGNTQRAWSLVAHLQKFAPLDGSEFAGT; encoded by the coding sequence ATGAGTGACGTGATCGACTGGTCGGCACCGGATGACTCCGGATCGTCGACTCAACGCCGATACGAGTACCAGGCCGACGTGGCAGCGCAGGTGTGCTTGGAGATGCTCCAGGGACTTCCGGCCTTGGAGGTGCTCCAGGGCCTTCCGGTGGCACACATCACCTGCGAGCACTTCGAGGACTTCGTCGTGGCGCGTCGCAGATCCGGCGGTGAGCTGTCATGGCACTTCCATCAGGTCAAGACCCGTGATGAGACGACCCCTTGGAAGTTGTCGGACGTGATCGCCAAGAAGGCGCTCAAGAGTCTGTGGCGCAGCCACCAGGACTTGAGGGACAAGGATCTCGATTACGAGCTCCTCGCCTGCCTTGAAGGCCAACTGGACCTCCGTGAAGCCGAGATGTCCGCACTGGCGAGTGGGAACGGCGGCCGACACCCAGAATGCCTGAAGAGAGTCGCCCAGCACCTCGGGACGACGGACTCGGCCGCTGCCGCTGAGTTCCTCGCCCGCGTTCGCGTCACGGAGCTTCCCCGGCGAACCGATCTCGCCATGAAGAACCTGACCGTTCTCTGGGAGTTGGGACCTGCACAGACCATGACGCAGGCGTCGGACCTTCGGGAACAACTGCGTGGGCTCATCACCAAAGCCATGCAGGGAACCCTGGGGCCCGGCTGGGTCGATCAGCTCATCTTCCGGACGGATCTCTCAAGCGATCTGCGGCGCAAGCGAATCGACGTATCGGCGCTGGCGCACATTCAGCATGCGTTGACATCCGCGGCTCCGCTCATCCCTTGGTCCGTGTGGTGTCAACAGGCTCCCTTGCAGACCACCCCGCTGGCCGCGGCCACGGTCGCCTGCTTCACCGAGCCGGCGATCCGACGCCCGGTCGACGACTGGCTCGCGGACGAGGTGGATGTCTGGCTGCGGAACGACGAGCGCAGGTCGCATGCGTTGGTGCTGGAAGGAGCGCGCGGCAGGGGCAGCACCTGGGCGCTCCTGCGCTCCGCGGAGCGACTGCACCGTATCGAGGGGGAGACGCCCCTCTTCGTGCTCGATACGTTTCCGAGTCTGCGCACCGACAAGCTGCGGGAAGCCATGGCGGTCCAACGCCGCCCGAGCATCCTGGTGATCGACGGGGCAGACGCGGCCGACGCACAGGCCGTGCTGGGGCATCTCATCCTGAACGGCCCGGGCGCGCCCTGTCTCTATCTGATCAGCACACGCGATGCGGACTCGTGGCGACGCTCTCGCCTCTCCGGCCAGGTTCGGATCAAAACCCTGGAACAACTGACGTCCGGTGAGATCGCGGACATGGCCTCCGCTCTCCGTCCGGGAAGTCCCGAACTCACCCATGGCGAGCGGATGGAAGTCGCTCAGTACCGCCGATCGAACTCGATGCACGCCGACCGCATCGCACGTCTGCTCAGCCATGACAGCAAAGAACGTTTCGAGGAGTACGAGAAAGGGCTGTACAGCCTTTACGGAGATATTCGAAACTCCGAACAATTCAATGCGGGCAGATCTTCCGGCATTCTCTTCCTGCTGTACTGCGGGTCGTTCCGTCTCACTGTTCCCGCCTCGCTCCTGTACAGGGCTTTCTCCTTGACTCCGACGGAGTTGGACGCCCATCTCCAAAGATTCCCTACATTCAACGGCGATCTGTACGTCTGGATGGAACAGCCCAGCTCTCTTGTGCGGGTCATCCAGACGATCCGCGATTCCATGGGCTCACAGGCCCTGGACGACCTTCGCTATGAGGCCTATCGATCCGCACTGAAGAGCGTGAACATGAAGTCGGCGGCTCACGTCGATTTCAGTCGGCGCCTCTTCGCCAAGATGTCGCCGCGGGATCAGCGGAGGCTGGTGCGGGAAGAGTCGGACCTGCTGCTTTCCCTAGTAAAGGCGACTGCTCGGTCCAAGGACCTGCCCGCTATGCTCGTCTATTCCTGGTATCCTCTCCTCCTTGCCACGCATTCGCCTGCCCAGGGTGAGGAGGACGGTTCCCTCTCTCCTCTTCTGCACTGGGACAGTTTCGGCGATATCGGGGCCACTCCGGAACCGCGCAGCCCGGCAGACGTGTTGATGATGACGCTTTACCTGGGAAATGCCGGTGCGTCATCGGAGGTGGCGAGGCTGCTGAGCCAGGCCAGTACATGGGATATCGACCCTTGGGTGAAATTCATCGAACTGGTCGAGAAGTGCCCGGGGAAACAGTCGGTTACCGAAAAACTCTTGCCGCTCCTGCGTTCGAACGCACTCGACTTCTACAGTCTGCTCCGCACATCGAACACCGCACAACTGTTGCCGCCCGTTATCCTGAAATTCGGCGGACCGGATGAACAATTGTGGCTGTGGCAGAATATCGTCCGCCTCGTCGACCCGTCCGGAGGCCAGAGCGACGGTATCCGACACAAGTGCTCACGGCATCTGCGCGAGCTCACCAGTCGCTGTTCGATGCACAAACGTCACGACCTTTCTCTTCGGATCCTCAGTTTCTGTGTTTCGTCGGACCACATCGACGACGATCTCTATCGTGTTTTCCAGCGGGAGTTCTTCGACCTCCAGCGCTACTACGCCGATCAGGATCTCGGGCAGCGGGCCGTCAGCGCGCTGTACTCGCTGACCGATCGCTTCGGCCCGAGTCGCGCACAGTTCGCCTGGTCGTCGCTGCTGCGCATCGCGGTTCGATGGTGCCCGGAGGAGGCGGGCCGGCTGTCACGCGAGGCGCTGGACGAGGTGGACAAGCACCTGCGAGGCAATGTTCCTCCCGCGCACTACCAACAACTCCGTTACTCAGCACTGGAGACAGCCATACATACCGGCGCACTCAAGGCCCGGGACGTGGCGAACTTCCTGGCCTTGTTCTCCTTGACGTCCCGCGAGGACCAGTATCAGGGTGTTGCCCGGCTCGCCGCAGCGGGCGCGGTTGCCGCCGATGCCGATCTGCGAGCCGCTTCCCAGCAGTTCCTCGCGGACTGGGCCAACGGCACGCCACGTGATGCGGGGACCGTCTTCCAGGGATATCCCTCCTTCCTCGCCGACTGGTCCGGCGGCATTTCCCCCAAAATGTCGAGCAGCGGCATGCTCAGCCTCCCCACGCTCAAATGTCTGGTGAACGGTCAGCGGTTGACTCTGGGAAGCAGTAAGCAGCATCAGACCCGAGCGCTGCGCATCAGAAGGAACTATGCCCAGATGACGCAGGGAGAGCTCTTCGCGCCCATCATGTCGGAACTGCTGCGCTCCTATCTTCCGGAAGAGGCAAGGGTTCTGCTCTCTCAGCGTTCTCGCAGAGATGCCCAGTTCTGGTGCACCCAGGCACAGATCGAAGCCTTGGAGGGGGATTTTCGGTCGGCGCGCCGCTCCGTGCAGAAAATGCTGTCGGCGTACGAGGTTCAAGGCGCGGGGGCACATCCCGGTGCCGTACGGGATCTGGCGTTGAAAATGGCCGCGTCCGAGACGGGAAACACGCAGCGAGCCTGGTCGCTGGTCGCCCACTTGCAGAAGTTCGCGCCGCTCGACGGTTCCGAGTTCGCCGGCACGTAG
- a CDS encoding acetylxylan esterase, giving the protein MALFDLPLDELRSYRSASTEPEDFDAFWAKTLQEAREHDLDARFEPVETHLKTVKVFDVTFAGFGGHPIKGWLTLPAWANAPLPAVVEFVGYGGGRGLPHTHLLWASAGFAHFVMDTRGQGSAWGGGDTPDPVGGAPAYPGFMTRGIGAPENYYYRRVFTDGVRAVEAARSHPLVDAARTATVGGSQGGGIAIAVGGMVPDLAAVAPDVPFLCDFPRSTTITDRDPYREIGNYLKTHRGRSEQVQRTLSYFDGVHFAARGRAPALFSAALEDQTCPPSTVFAAYNAWADDNKAIEVYDFNDHEGGGTYQEAAKLRWLPAHL; this is encoded by the coding sequence ATGGCCCTGTTCGACCTGCCCCTCGACGAGCTCCGCAGCTACCGCAGCGCCTCCACGGAGCCCGAGGACTTCGACGCCTTCTGGGCGAAGACACTGCAGGAGGCCCGCGAGCACGATCTGGACGCCCGCTTCGAACCGGTCGAGACACATCTGAAGACCGTCAAGGTGTTCGACGTGACCTTCGCGGGCTTCGGCGGACATCCGATCAAGGGCTGGCTGACGCTCCCGGCCTGGGCGAACGCGCCGCTGCCCGCGGTCGTCGAGTTCGTCGGCTACGGCGGCGGTCGCGGCCTTCCCCATACGCACCTGCTGTGGGCGTCGGCGGGCTTCGCCCACTTCGTGATGGACACCCGCGGCCAGGGCAGCGCCTGGGGCGGCGGCGACACACCGGACCCGGTGGGCGGCGCGCCCGCGTACCCCGGGTTCATGACACGCGGTATCGGCGCCCCCGAAAACTACTACTACCGGCGGGTGTTCACGGATGGCGTGCGCGCCGTGGAGGCGGCCCGTTCGCATCCGCTGGTCGACGCGGCCCGCACCGCGACCGTGGGTGGCAGCCAGGGCGGCGGCATCGCGATCGCGGTCGGCGGCATGGTCCCCGACCTCGCGGCAGTCGCGCCGGATGTGCCGTTCCTGTGTGACTTCCCGCGCTCGACGACGATCACCGACCGCGACCCGTACCGGGAGATAGGCAACTACCTCAAGACCCACCGCGGCCGCAGCGAGCAGGTGCAGCGCACGCTGTCCTACTTCGACGGCGTGCACTTCGCCGCGCGCGGCCGGGCTCCCGCACTGTTCTCGGCGGCCCTGGAGGACCAGACGTGCCCGCCGTCGACGGTCTTCGCGGCCTACAACGCCTGGGCCGACGACAACAAGGCGATCGAGGTCTACGACTTCAACGACCACGAGGGCGGTGGCACCTACCAGGAGGCGGCCAAGCTGCGCTGGCTCCCCGCGCACTTGTGA
- a CDS encoding universal stress protein: MREYVVVGVDGSVRGRAAADWAAREAESRGMPLRVVHVAGLAEDPAAGRRPDCAEPLLERTVDHLTDRRPALRITGDRLTGDPVPGLLAATRPGDLLVLGTRGAGGFAGLPVGSVALGAAERAEVPVVLVPGVVAWSGGRGKSRADGEVAVGVDARAPADAALDFAFDAAGRSDLRLRTLHAWTLPAELTARAPFVLPEEDRAEREDQEVQLLADALHAWREKYPQVRVLEDVLLFSASHALVRASARAELVVVGRHGPALGRTAHDLVQHTRCPVAVVPS, encoded by the coding sequence ATGCGCGAGTACGTAGTTGTCGGGGTCGACGGGTCGGTACGCGGGCGCGCTGCCGCGGACTGGGCGGCCCGCGAGGCGGAGTCGCGCGGGATGCCGTTGCGCGTCGTGCACGTGGCGGGACTCGCGGAGGACCCCGCAGCGGGGCGCCGGCCGGACTGCGCCGAACCCCTGCTGGAGCGCACTGTCGACCACCTGACCGACCGGCGTCCCGCCCTGCGGATCACCGGAGACCGACTGACCGGAGACCCGGTGCCGGGTCTCCTGGCGGCCACCCGGCCCGGCGATCTTCTTGTGCTCGGCACCCGCGGCGCCGGAGGGTTCGCCGGACTCCCCGTGGGTTCCGTCGCGCTCGGGGCTGCCGAACGCGCGGAAGTCCCCGTGGTGTTGGTGCCGGGGGTCGTCGCCTGGAGCGGCGGTAGGGGAAAGAGCAGGGCGGACGGCGAGGTGGCCGTCGGCGTCGACGCGCGTGCGCCGGCCGACGCCGCACTGGACTTCGCCTTCGACGCGGCCGGCCGATCCGATCTGCGGCTCAGGACCCTGCACGCCTGGACCCTGCCCGCCGAACTCACCGCACGAGCGCCCTTCGTCCTCCCCGAGGAGGACCGCGCGGAGCGCGAGGACCAGGAGGTGCAGCTGCTCGCCGACGCGCTGCACGCCTGGCGCGAGAAGTACCCGCAGGTACGTGTTCTGGAGGACGTCCTGCTCTTCAGCGCCTCCCACGCCCTGGTGCGCGCCTCGGCCCGGGCCGAGCTGGTGGTCGTGGGGCGCCACGGCCCGGCGCTGGGCCGGACCGCGCACGACCTGGTCCAGCACACCAGGTGTCCGGTGGCGGTGGTGCCTTCGTGA